A section of the Streptomyces sp. NBC_01255 genome encodes:
- a CDS encoding IclR family transcriptional regulator domain-containing protein, with amino-acid sequence MSRFNEDSGGRPAPEARAELWTLIDRLAGPPDFWDRPDGDFGSLTRLYGLDVEERERANSLYRLGSKALGRGELPAAADWLGEAASAGHPGALFRLALVVLRARAGSADDAWFLVDEAARHGHGDAKRLLAAAAGRFPSTSAPAPPEDPSFFEELRGLLDMPLHLLQPDPHPALPDPGRQPGTAPEASLAAEPQDEDGQPGGTGLVLVPAPVLPTPYGPAPRPRSATDTGRPRLTALAGGLALPMPDLSSTAPARPQVVHGSIDSRGEPWWSASALRPAVLTDMARHSTTPALVPARWQTTQRARDMLLLIHEADGIDTRTLARRTRMPMNSAVRLLDWLRGERFIDTVAGAHFPGDLMALATRADPDHSLLKDTLASLRDELGAAVYLSTYTDGEITVRESAFSTSAPPVEEVAPFSGTGHASANGKSLLAQLDFDSRMDHLTRYPSVQLTGRTITNPRTLIEELDGPGPHSAQFDLLEYSDTVLCVAFSLGLPGRASSVALSLPVHEHLRLIDTATILSRRATGLLLVHLLGDGIQENAGSAWPQAEPRRRRALP; translated from the coding sequence GTGAGCCGCTTCAACGAGGACAGCGGCGGCCGCCCGGCGCCGGAGGCCCGGGCCGAGCTCTGGACGCTCATCGACCGGCTCGCCGGGCCACCGGACTTCTGGGACCGCCCGGACGGCGACTTCGGATCCCTGACCCGCCTGTACGGCCTGGACGTAGAGGAGCGGGAGCGGGCGAACTCGCTGTACCGGCTCGGCTCCAAGGCGCTCGGCCGGGGCGAGCTGCCCGCCGCGGCCGACTGGCTCGGCGAGGCGGCCTCGGCAGGGCACCCGGGAGCGCTGTTCCGTCTCGCCCTGGTCGTGCTGCGGGCCCGCGCCGGGTCCGCGGACGACGCGTGGTTCCTCGTCGACGAAGCCGCTCGCCACGGACACGGCGACGCCAAACGGCTGCTCGCCGCGGCCGCCGGCCGCTTCCCCTCCACCAGTGCACCGGCGCCGCCCGAGGACCCGTCCTTCTTCGAGGAGCTCCGCGGCCTGCTGGATATGCCCCTCCACCTGCTTCAGCCGGACCCGCACCCGGCCCTGCCCGATCCCGGGCGGCAGCCCGGCACCGCTCCGGAGGCCTCCTTGGCCGCCGAGCCACAAGACGAGGACGGGCAGCCGGGAGGGACCGGACTCGTTCTCGTTCCCGCCCCCGTACTGCCCACCCCGTACGGACCCGCCCCGCGCCCTCGCTCGGCGACGGATACCGGTCGGCCCCGGCTGACCGCCCTCGCCGGCGGACTGGCCCTGCCCATGCCCGACCTGAGCTCCACAGCCCCCGCGCGCCCCCAAGTCGTACACGGTTCCATCGACTCCCGCGGCGAGCCGTGGTGGTCGGCCAGCGCCCTGCGCCCGGCCGTCCTCACCGACATGGCACGCCACAGCACCACCCCAGCCCTCGTCCCGGCACGGTGGCAGACCACGCAACGAGCACGCGACATGCTCCTGCTCATCCACGAGGCCGACGGCATCGACACCCGCACCCTCGCCCGGCGGACCCGGATGCCGATGAACTCCGCGGTCCGGCTGCTGGACTGGCTCCGCGGCGAGCGGTTCATCGACACCGTCGCGGGCGCCCACTTCCCCGGAGATCTGATGGCCCTGGCCACGCGCGCCGACCCGGACCACTCGCTCCTCAAAGACACGCTCGCCTCTCTGCGCGACGAGCTCGGCGCGGCCGTCTACCTCAGCACCTACACCGACGGCGAGATCACGGTCCGGGAGTCCGCGTTCAGCACGAGCGCACCCCCCGTTGAGGAGGTGGCCCCGTTCAGCGGCACCGGGCACGCGAGCGCCAACGGCAAGAGCCTCCTGGCCCAGCTGGACTTCGACTCCCGCATGGACCACCTCACTCGCTACCCCTCGGTCCAGCTCACCGGCCGCACCATCACCAACCCGCGTACGCTCATCGAGGAACTCGACGGACCCGGCCCCCACTCCGCCCAGTTCGACCTCCTTGAGTACTCGGACACGGTGCTCTGCGTCGCCTTCTCCCTCGGCCTGCCCGGCCGGGCCTCCAGCGTCGCCCTCTCTCTGCCCGTCCACGAGCACCTACGCCTCATCGACACCGCCACCATCCTCAGCCGACGCGCCACCGGCCTCCTCCTGGTCCACCTGCTCGGCGACGGCATTCAGGAGAACGCGGGGAGCGCATGGCCACAGGCAGAACCTCGACGCCGACGCGCCTTGCCGTAG
- a CDS encoding HNH endonuclease family protein — protein sequence MIKNMLRGVAALSLLLTPLALPSAAAAAPTAPAAAEVLNVADAVEQIPIAVEDRTGYQRESQFKHWNAGLLADGCSTRAEVLLAEAIESPEVGDKCKLSGGKWLSYYDGQFVTDPGKLDLDHLVPLAEAWDSGASAWDAARREAYANDQGADASLVAVTARSNRSKSDQDPQHWMPPLPDTHCRYISEWVATKLRWGLTVDQGEADALAVYAEACETTVVHYTPAP from the coding sequence GTGATCAAGAACATGCTCCGCGGTGTTGCCGCGCTCTCTCTTCTCCTGACCCCGCTCGCCCTGCCCTCGGCAGCGGCCGCGGCACCCACAGCTCCTGCGGCCGCCGAGGTCCTCAACGTGGCCGACGCGGTCGAGCAGATCCCGATCGCAGTCGAGGACCGCACCGGCTACCAGCGGGAATCGCAGTTCAAGCACTGGAACGCCGGCCTCCTGGCAGACGGCTGTAGCACGAGGGCAGAGGTGCTCCTGGCAGAGGCGATCGAGTCACCCGAGGTCGGAGACAAGTGCAAGCTGTCCGGGGGCAAGTGGCTGAGCTACTACGACGGCCAGTTCGTCACTGACCCGGGCAAGCTGGACCTTGACCACCTCGTGCCCCTGGCCGAGGCCTGGGACTCCGGGGCCTCCGCCTGGGATGCAGCACGGCGCGAGGCGTACGCGAACGACCAAGGCGCCGACGCATCCCTCGTCGCAGTCACCGCCCGCTCCAACCGCTCCAAGAGCGACCAGGACCCGCAGCACTGGATGCCGCCGCTCCCCGACACCCACTGCCGGTACATCTCCGAGTGGGTCGCCACCAAGCTCCGCTGGGGCCTCACGGTCGACCAGGGCGAGGCCGATGCCCTGGCCGTGTACGCGGAGGCCTGCGAGACGACCGTCGTCCACTACACGCCCGCCCCGTAG
- a CDS encoding DUF5677 domain-containing protein: protein MVYKFGDNPATQRRAHAITRRLLDEAAEVVASHPQLRTAQQDVAHQMLGWWQFTNRTADLLMRSYDSKFTVEAAGLMRNLIEHAHCMDWLAEHQEVGLQAMEHAEWARRKKLIDNLGKVDWPVPSDIEVGEEPSYDFADEDEEKLHRKLKGQIGTVSNLVASRGIRTMYPVYRYLSSYAHASLQTGEAFVERGPGAAPALYRTGKVEVSESRTWIPVCLYVAGTAMGQFLVGEPMRKTLEKAAYDLGVGEIVAERIRLELNNR from the coding sequence ATGGTCTACAAGTTCGGGGACAACCCCGCTACGCAGAGGCGTGCGCACGCCATCACTCGCCGTCTGCTCGACGAGGCTGCGGAAGTCGTCGCATCCCACCCTCAGCTGCGCACCGCGCAGCAGGACGTCGCTCACCAGATGCTCGGATGGTGGCAGTTCACGAACCGGACCGCAGACCTGCTGATGCGCTCGTACGACAGCAAGTTCACGGTCGAGGCGGCCGGTCTGATGCGGAACCTGATCGAGCACGCGCACTGCATGGACTGGCTGGCCGAGCACCAGGAGGTGGGCCTGCAGGCCATGGAGCACGCTGAGTGGGCGCGGAGGAAGAAGCTGATCGACAACCTCGGCAAGGTGGACTGGCCGGTGCCGTCCGACATCGAGGTAGGGGAGGAACCGTCCTACGACTTCGCCGACGAGGACGAGGAGAAGCTCCACCGGAAGCTCAAGGGGCAGATCGGCACGGTCTCCAACCTCGTCGCATCCCGAGGCATCCGGACCATGTACCCCGTCTACCGCTACCTGTCGTCGTACGCACACGCCTCACTCCAGACCGGCGAGGCGTTCGTGGAGCGCGGGCCGGGGGCGGCGCCGGCCCTGTACCGGACCGGCAAGGTTGAGGTCAGCGAGTCGCGAACCTGGATCCCGGTGTGCCTGTACGTGGCGGGGACCGCGATGGGGCAGTTCCTCGTGGGCGAGCCCATGCGCAAGACCCTGGAGAAGGCGGCCTACGACCTGGGCGTCGGGGAGATCGTGGCAGAGCGCATCCGGCTCGAGCTGAACAACCGATAG
- a CDS encoding histidine phosphatase family protein encodes MILAVVRHAESVENADKYNGFYQDPRPWAGEAAHALSRDVVGLTARGFRQSVWLGGTLPPVVGEQPVVFTSQYRRARDTAELAMPAVQAEVTGLLNEQHYGDATYMTMRELFATFPEGADDRRNRKHLWTPPGTGGESLALEVHGRVTAFLALLSSGAVEAGRNVVAFTHHTAILGLRAVLEKRPVTEVVEESRARKLPNAAVIVYRATAGGYELQQVIEPPA; translated from the coding sequence ATGATCCTGGCTGTGGTGCGGCACGCGGAGTCGGTCGAGAACGCCGACAAGTACAACGGCTTCTATCAGGACCCCCGGCCGTGGGCGGGTGAGGCGGCGCACGCCTTGTCGCGGGATGTCGTGGGGTTGACGGCCCGGGGCTTTCGCCAGTCGGTGTGGCTGGGCGGGACACTGCCGCCGGTGGTGGGGGAGCAGCCGGTGGTGTTCACCTCGCAGTACCGGCGTGCCCGGGACACCGCCGAGCTCGCAATGCCGGCGGTTCAGGCGGAGGTCACGGGGCTGCTGAACGAGCAGCACTACGGGGACGCCACCTACATGACGATGCGTGAGCTGTTCGCCACCTTCCCCGAAGGGGCGGACGACCGCCGCAACCGCAAACACCTGTGGACCCCGCCCGGCACGGGCGGCGAGTCCCTGGCCCTCGAGGTCCACGGGCGGGTGACCGCGTTCTTGGCGCTGCTCTCGTCCGGCGCCGTCGAGGCCGGCCGCAACGTGGTCGCCTTCACCCACCACACCGCGATCCTCGGTCTCCGCGCCGTCCTGGAGAAGCGCCCGGTGACCGAGGTCGTCGAGGAATCGCGCGCCCGCAAGCTGCCAAACGCCGCCGTGATCGTCTACCGGGCCACTGCGGGCGGATACGAGCTCCAGCAGGTCATCGAGCCTCCCGCGTAA
- a CDS encoding GntR family transcriptional regulator codes for MDASTIAAQLRQKIIEGEYPHGSKLPTVRDLAAEHGVSQQTVSAAYTALGALGLVRTDARSGTRVAASKQSDAHLGTFTPPDLSVAQAWKPTAQGTATEETTLVRQLDAPAQMTAWGITEGTTVVERTRIRSVDGVPVQHKMTLMPYEIAAKVPDGYEGTPPMLTPAGETSPKAPVGVRVADWLGWDVAGTESVITAEPMDETVCAALGIPAGAPGFRIVGITRSSRGGTVFVTITSAQLHHRVTLNIIG; via the coding sequence ATGGACGCCAGCACGATCGCAGCGCAACTACGGCAGAAGATCATCGAAGGGGAGTACCCACACGGGAGCAAACTCCCGACCGTACGAGACCTCGCAGCAGAGCACGGAGTAAGCCAGCAGACCGTATCCGCCGCCTACACCGCACTGGGCGCGCTCGGCCTGGTCCGCACCGATGCCCGCAGCGGAACCCGCGTGGCAGCGTCCAAGCAGTCCGACGCCCACCTGGGGACCTTCACGCCCCCGGACCTGTCGGTCGCCCAGGCGTGGAAGCCCACCGCCCAAGGGACCGCGACGGAGGAGACGACGCTGGTGCGCCAGCTCGACGCGCCGGCCCAGATGACAGCGTGGGGCATCACCGAGGGCACGACCGTCGTCGAACGCACCCGCATCCGGTCGGTCGACGGTGTGCCCGTGCAGCACAAGATGACGCTGATGCCGTACGAGATCGCGGCCAAGGTGCCCGACGGGTACGAAGGCACCCCGCCGATGCTCACCCCCGCCGGGGAGACGTCACCGAAGGCACCAGTCGGCGTACGCGTCGCGGACTGGCTCGGCTGGGACGTCGCAGGCACCGAGTCAGTGATTACCGCCGAGCCGATGGACGAGACCGTCTGCGCAGCCCTGGGCATCCCGGCCGGTGCGCCCGGCTTCCGGATCGTCGGCATCACCCGCAGCTCCCGGGGCGGCACCGTCTTCGTGACCATCACCTCGGCACAGCTGCACCACCGCGTCACCTTGAACATCATCGGCTGA
- a CDS encoding phosphotransferase gives MKDEWTFVKKRTAAEGAVWVNQDRSRYRRTGDSRLKAEAAFQQRIAALGYPVPAVLETGSVGAEFSFVEPSLGPASLHDTAWNAVGGAYGPMPDAVVDAAAAVGAQLLDAQAKHAQPATRAALRSWFEEAGWTGNVFAENPDLDTPHTRAVVDAALDRLSHTPMCWAHYDYGLPNAFPAGVIDWQHHGLAPVGYDTFPALEIIAFKGGTKGYYATGAQRERYVAALDEAALSVLGSRPSRHLGEFLLIKALFFLALMKPADLTNTDKVLKWNYRRTLFTMGVEQYERTGRIDTGTFPSLDDFAAQPEHCRTGGA, from the coding sequence GTGAAAGATGAGTGGACGTTCGTCAAGAAGCGGACCGCGGCCGAAGGCGCCGTCTGGGTGAACCAGGACCGCTCCCGTTACCGGCGCACCGGGGACAGCCGGCTCAAGGCGGAAGCCGCGTTCCAGCAGCGGATCGCCGCCCTGGGCTACCCCGTCCCCGCCGTCTTGGAGACCGGATCCGTCGGCGCGGAGTTCTCCTTCGTGGAGCCTTCGCTCGGGCCGGCCTCGCTGCACGACACGGCCTGGAACGCTGTCGGCGGAGCCTACGGGCCGATGCCCGACGCCGTCGTCGACGCCGCCGCGGCCGTCGGCGCACAGCTGCTTGACGCCCAGGCGAAGCACGCACAGCCCGCCACCCGGGCCGCGCTGCGCTCCTGGTTCGAGGAGGCGGGGTGGACGGGCAACGTCTTCGCGGAAAACCCCGACCTCGACACCCCCCACACCCGCGCCGTCGTGGACGCCGCGCTGGACCGGCTGTCCCACACGCCCATGTGCTGGGCCCACTACGACTACGGGCTGCCCAACGCCTTCCCCGCCGGCGTCATCGACTGGCAGCACCACGGTCTCGCCCCGGTCGGCTACGACACCTTCCCGGCCCTGGAGATCATCGCCTTCAAGGGCGGCACCAAGGGCTACTACGCCACCGGGGCCCAGCGCGAGCGGTACGTGGCCGCGCTCGACGAAGCCGCCCTGAGCGTCCTCGGGAGCCGGCCGAGTCGGCACCTGGGCGAGTTCCTGCTCATCAAGGCCCTGTTCTTCCTCGCGCTCATGAAGCCGGCCGACCTCACGAACACCGACAAGGTCCTGAAGTGGAACTACCGCCGCACCCTGTTCACGATGGGAGTCGAGCAGTATGAGCGCACCGGCCGTATCGACACCGGGACCTTCCCCAGCCTCGACGACTTCGCCGCTCAGCCTGAGCACTGCCGTACCGGCGGTGCGTGA
- a CDS encoding class I SAM-dependent methyltransferase yields the protein MTANPPELFASAAEHYVRFRPWYPDELFALLTERFDLDGTQTALDLGCGPGMSALPLAPHVARLYAIDPEPGMLAAGARLAEKRGVTNIQWINSDSTQITALDLPPIDLCVMAKSFHWFDRPRLLADLDHLITPGGGVVIASAGPPGTTPLPAWAAVIAQVRTAYLGPVRRAGTGTYPEPEDRFTDTLRRSPFSRVELTSLDQHVTRDLDQLVGLQLSNSYSTPALLGDRLDAFTRDLRRALLDHDPSGLYHEEIRTEVLIATRPDRRSTTP from the coding sequence GTGACAGCCAACCCGCCCGAGCTGTTCGCATCGGCAGCGGAGCACTACGTCCGCTTCCGCCCCTGGTACCCCGACGAGCTCTTCGCGCTCCTGACCGAGCGGTTCGACCTCGACGGCACCCAGACGGCCCTGGACCTGGGCTGCGGCCCGGGCATGTCCGCCCTACCGCTGGCGCCCCACGTCGCCCGCCTCTACGCCATCGACCCCGAGCCCGGGATGCTCGCCGCCGGCGCCCGCCTCGCCGAAAAGCGCGGCGTCACGAACATCCAGTGGATCAACAGCGACTCCACCCAGATCACCGCCCTGGATCTGCCCCCGATCGACCTGTGCGTCATGGCCAAGTCGTTCCACTGGTTCGACCGGCCCCGCCTCCTGGCCGACCTCGACCACCTCATCACCCCCGGCGGCGGAGTCGTCATCGCCTCCGCCGGTCCCCCCGGCACCACGCCCCTGCCCGCCTGGGCGGCCGTCATCGCCCAGGTCCGCACCGCCTACCTGGGACCCGTCCGCCGCGCCGGAACCGGCACCTACCCCGAACCCGAAGACCGCTTCACCGACACCCTGCGCCGCTCGCCGTTCTCCCGCGTGGAGCTCACGTCCCTGGACCAGCACGTGACGCGCGACCTCGACCAGCTCGTCGGACTCCAGCTGTCCAACTCTTACTCCACCCCCGCCCTCCTCGGGGACCGTCTGGACGCGTTCACCCGCGACCTGCGCCGTGCGCTCCTCGACCACGACCCCTCGGGCCTCTACCACGAGGAGATCCGCACCGAAGTCCTCATCGCCACCCGCCCCGACCGAAGGAGCACCACCCCGTGA
- a CDS encoding class I SAM-dependent methyltransferase, with product MTTFASAAHHYAAFRPRYPEELFTLLTERFQLDGTQTVLDLGCGPGTITVPLASRAGHVYAVDIEPAMISEGRKAAASHGTGNITWACGDAADLTGMGLPPLHLCTMGKSFQWMNQPQVLADLDTLIRPGGGIALVSTGPRSSTVRPAWLDIIESVCTGVIGPGYRQEHGPVAHPAEGRDDALRRSAFPRIETARWDQTFTRTLDELVGLQYSFSYSSPAVLGHKQAAFEELLRRDLTAFSPTGIFENTVPIEAVIATRP from the coding sequence GTGACGACCTTCGCCTCCGCCGCACACCACTACGCCGCCTTCCGCCCCCGCTACCCCGAGGAGTTGTTCACGCTCCTCACCGAACGCTTTCAGCTCGACGGGACCCAGACGGTTCTCGACCTCGGCTGCGGACCGGGCACCATCACCGTCCCCCTCGCCTCACGCGCCGGCCACGTCTACGCGGTCGACATCGAACCGGCCATGATCAGCGAAGGACGCAAGGCCGCCGCCTCACACGGCACCGGCAACATCACCTGGGCGTGCGGCGACGCCGCCGACCTCACCGGCATGGGCCTGCCCCCGCTCCACCTGTGCACGATGGGCAAGTCCTTCCAGTGGATGAACCAGCCTCAGGTCCTGGCCGACCTCGACACGCTCATCCGCCCCGGAGGGGGGATCGCCCTCGTCTCCACCGGTCCCAGGAGTAGCACGGTCAGGCCGGCGTGGCTCGACATCATCGAGAGCGTCTGCACCGGCGTCATCGGACCCGGCTATCGGCAGGAGCACGGACCCGTCGCCCACCCCGCCGAAGGACGGGACGACGCATTGCGCCGGTCCGCGTTCCCCCGCATCGAGACCGCCCGCTGGGACCAGACCTTCACCCGCACCCTGGACGAGCTCGTCGGCCTGCAGTACTCCTTCTCCTACTCCAGCCCCGCCGTCCTCGGCCACAAGCAGGCCGCCTTCGAAGAACTCCTGCGCCGTGACCTCACCGCGTTCAGCCCGACCGGCATCTTCGAGAACACCGTCCCCATCGAAGCCGTCATCGCCACCAGGCCGTAG
- a CDS encoding RNA polymerase sigma factor, with protein sequence MVAGDEGPGEPCAVADVDLVQRLRDCYETFMKAEPQILRRKTNRQLSYQACQDVAHEAYLKVARKVMNGQLGPDVQLAGYLRRTSRNLAIDTLRAQTRLKPLDDIGLVVAVPGQRQPVDDFDPLEELVVPTIDAMPLSRPRKVVQLQSQGLNDTQISKVLGIGADRVHRDRYMAVIELRGRLGGYIRDGHRKKKTRRVEKEG encoded by the coding sequence GTGGTAGCGGGTGACGAGGGTCCGGGGGAGCCCTGCGCGGTCGCCGACGTGGACCTGGTCCAGCGGCTGCGGGACTGCTACGAGACGTTCATGAAGGCGGAACCGCAAATTCTGCGCAGGAAGACGAACCGTCAGCTCTCGTACCAGGCATGTCAGGACGTCGCGCACGAGGCGTACCTGAAGGTGGCGAGGAAGGTCATGAACGGCCAGCTGGGGCCCGATGTGCAGCTTGCCGGCTACCTGCGCAGGACGTCGCGGAATCTGGCGATCGACACCCTGCGGGCGCAGACGCGGCTGAAGCCGCTGGACGACATCGGGCTCGTCGTGGCGGTCCCTGGTCAGCGGCAGCCGGTCGACGACTTCGATCCGCTGGAGGAGCTGGTCGTCCCCACGATCGACGCGATGCCGTTGAGCCGACCCCGCAAGGTGGTGCAGCTCCAGAGCCAGGGCCTGAACGACACGCAGATCTCCAAGGTCCTGGGCATAGGCGCGGACCGCGTTCACCGGGACCGGTACATGGCCGTGATCGAGCTGCGTGGCCGGCTCGGCGGATACATCCGGGACGGGCACCGGAAGAAGAAGACACGACGCGTGGAGAAGGAAGGATGA
- a CDS encoding helix-turn-helix domain-containing protein, with the protein MPRPDSALGQLAQALRAARQAKGLTQEQAGEVMDVSSSTVQRAEAGRRAPEKYVVDSYVRRLGLNSDQAEQMWVEASRPAGRQRRTLTPAPAVHLVQHRHDFSDALRRVREESSDQPPSMAAMEERAEAAFRRNKDRFAPLSRSAANRIYNRRQLPSSIRQLCSYLHACHVPERQFRDWIAAYHRVKAKEHEEAVAKKRAAKEAREQWSGWAGRSRAEAVLRAAGLDPVERPPRSPGAPWSARCSRCGQVSRVRLTRVVQERAGCPLCGQDIGHVRDRRPIAVAQERPGRFDCSAC; encoded by the coding sequence ATGCCGCGGCCTGACAGCGCCCTGGGCCAGCTCGCCCAGGCGCTGCGGGCCGCCCGCCAGGCCAAGGGCCTGACTCAGGAGCAGGCCGGAGAGGTGATGGACGTCTCCTCCTCCACCGTGCAGCGGGCGGAGGCCGGCAGGCGCGCCCCGGAGAAGTACGTGGTGGACAGCTACGTCCGCCGCCTCGGCCTGAACTCCGACCAGGCGGAGCAGATGTGGGTGGAGGCGTCGCGTCCGGCGGGACGGCAGCGGCGTACGCTCACCCCCGCGCCGGCGGTGCACCTGGTGCAGCACCGTCACGACTTCAGCGACGCGCTGCGTCGGGTACGCGAGGAGAGCAGCGACCAGCCGCCGTCCATGGCGGCCATGGAGGAGCGGGCCGAGGCCGCCTTCCGGCGGAACAAGGACCGTTTCGCGCCCCTCTCCCGGAGCGCGGCGAACCGGATCTACAACCGTCGCCAGCTTCCCAGCAGCATCCGGCAGCTCTGCTCCTACCTGCACGCGTGTCACGTTCCCGAGCGTCAGTTCCGGGACTGGATCGCGGCCTACCACAGGGTCAAGGCCAAGGAGCACGAGGAGGCGGTGGCCAAGAAGAGGGCCGCGAAGGAGGCTCGGGAGCAGTGGAGTGGGTGGGCGGGGCGCAGCCGGGCCGAAGCCGTTTTGCGGGCGGCCGGTCTCGACCCGGTCGAACGGCCGCCCCGGTCCCCCGGCGCCCCCTGGTCGGCGCGCTGCTCCCGCTGCGGTCAGGTGAGCCGGGTCCGGCTGACCCGCGTCGTGCAGGAACGCGCCGGTTGCCCCCTGTGCGGTCAGGACATCGGACACGTCCGTGACAGACGGCCCATCGCCGTGGCCCAGGAGCGGCCTGGCCGCTTCGACTGCAGCGCCTGTTAG